The Hippoglossus hippoglossus isolate fHipHip1 chromosome 19, fHipHip1.pri, whole genome shotgun sequence genome has a segment encoding these proteins:
- the LOC117753311 gene encoding transient receptor potential cation channel subfamily M member 4-like isoform X1 translates to MRDTPGGVGGGGGVGDKISKSEKDQSWIPKIIKKRVCSTFVDDSFSNGALCQCGGARDAHGSVALGDYFSTAIVNHWDSAQHSSEYPTDAFGELQFAGASKRHSYFLRMSWDTPPSMVYTLMTAHWGLPAPNLVVSVVGGEGRTKVKTWVREVLRQGLVKASQSTGAWILTAGMREGVGRCVGEAVRDHATAASSVSLNKVVALGITPWGLVHNREQLVNPQGSFPAKYHVQNMNRDSCCLDNNYQAFLLVDDGSVGRRGGDTGFRAKLEDYISHQRTGIWASGSIDIPVLCMLVSGEASMLERVDLSLKNDMPWLVLAGSGGMADFLSDVLENLSSVPVVQSCNEGDGEAASSVDLKERVAERVKKHFPSEVETDKLVERALSIYQNRDMITIYHGEQEAPNDFDTVLLKALVGASKHRASVDASPYNEELKLAVTWNRVDIAKSELFNGDIQWRYDDLEDSMTDALINDKPQFVRLFTENGLNILDYLTYDRLESLYRSVADGTLLYYLLQRQLMERQGNAVAASTLSSQQASASKLDKMKRGPGMDISLFEVSGVLELLMGDVCQLFYFDALGLEQITSKRRALRRVSKLLRGDCLYRNKRCLFPWASLFIWAVLQNRSEMATFFWEMAGESVLSALSGCKILRELSKLETETENKVSMKELAQSFENLAHDVFSSCYRSNESRSFTLLIRKSPVWGGTTCLQMGMGADARLFFSNDGVQSLLSQIWWGDMKRNTEVWKLVLTFFCPFLCYTNLISFRKHEDQQLEEESKPNEDGQGRDSDSLYGTTVFSFSDIKHIEADAQDATTPRTAHLKGIPQNPRPPKRPFIVSRWRQFWFAPVTSFLGNVLMYFLFLLLFAYVLLVDFEPPPPAGPAVTEYVLYFWVFTIVCEEIRETFFLGAMSWRQRMRVYIQDVWNKCDLTAIFLFIIGLICRMFHVSYGYGRQFLCVDYMVFTLRLIHIFAIHKQLGPKIIILSKMMKDVFFFLFFLGVWLMAYGVANQALLYSYDPSLNRIFRRVFYRPYLHIFGQIPVEEMDVGKQWDMPCTHNVTLIQAGDEPCRTMYSNWLVVILLVVYLLVTNILLINLLIAMFSYTFSEVQANSDIYWKFQRYNLIVQYHSRPSLAPPFIIISHINLFIKRIIRKVPSIKIHHFVLQLRGKVANRLMTWETIQKEDFLTAQTKIQKSSDSERLKRMSLKVDGVLKLLTDTRDVDHRLRALENEMEYCSNALSWIVDTLAQGSTFKPPRPPPTQRGTSKFQSMPSHSSLHVV, encoded by the exons ATGAGGGACACAccaggaggagtaggaggaggaggaggcgtaGGAGACAAAATCAGTAAATCCGAGAAGGACCAG AGTTGGATCCCCAAAATCATAAAGAAGAGAGTGTGCTCCACCTTCGTAGACGATTCGTTCAG TAATGGGGCCCTTTGCCAGTGTGGGGGTGCGAGAGACGCCCACGGCTCTGTGGCTCTCGGGGACTACTTCAGCACGGCGATCGTCAACCACTGGGACAGCGCCCAGCACTCGTCTGAGTACCCGACGGATGCCTTTGGAGAGCTGCAGTTTGCAGGAGCCAGCAAGAGACATAGCTAT ttccTACGCATGTCATGGGACACCCCTCCGTCTATGGTCTACACCCTGATGACGGCCCACTGGGGCCTGCCAGCGCCCAATCTGGTGGTGTCCGTAGTGGGTGGCGAGGGAAGGACAAAGGTGAAGACGTGGGTACGGGAGGTCCTGAGGCAGGGACTGGTGAAAGCCTCACAAAGCACAG GAGCGTGGATCCTGACGGCCGGCATGCGTGAAGGAGTGGGGAGATGTGTCGGGGAGGCGGTGAGGGATCACGCCACCGCAGCTTCGTCCGTCTCCCTCAACAAGGTGGTGGCGCTGGGCATCACTCCCTGGGGCCTGGTGCACAACCGGGAGCAGCTGGTCAACCCTCag GGCAGCTTTCCTGCTAAGTACCACGTCCAGAATATGAACCGGGACTCCTGCTGCTTGGACAACAACTACCAGGCCTTTCTGCTGGTAGACGACGGGAGTGTGGGACGCAGAGGAGGTGATACGGGGTTCAGGGCCAAACTGGAGGACTACATCTCCCACCAGCGCACAGGCATCTGGG ccagCGGCAGCATTGACATCCCCGTCCTTTGTATGCTGGTGTCTGGGGAGGCGAGCATGCTGGAG AGAGTGGATCTGTCTCTGAAAAACGACATGCCCTGGCTGGTGCTGGCCGGCTCAGGAGGTATGGCCGACTTCCTGAGCGACGTCTTGGAGAACCTGTCGTCGGTGCCCGTGGTGCAGTCCTGCAACGAGGGGGATGGTGAGGCGGCTTCCAGCGTGGACCTGAAAGAACGAGTGGCAGAACGGGTTAAAAAGCATTTCCCTTCCGAAGTGGAGACGGACAAACTCGTCGAGCGA GCTCTGAGTATCTACCAGAACAGAGATATGATTACGATCTACCACGGGGAGCAGGAGGCCCCAAATGACTTTGACACAGTCCTGCTCAAAGCATTAGTCGGAG CCAGTAAGCACCGTGCGTCAGTGGATGCCAGCCCTTACAATGAGGAGCTGAAGCTCGCGGTCACCTGGAACAGGGTCGACATTGCCAAGAGCGAACTCTTCAATGGAGACATACAGTggagg TATGACGACTTGGAAGACTCCATGACAGACGCCCTGATCAATGACAAGCCTCAGTTTGTGCGTCTTTTTACTGAAAATGGCCTCAACATCCTGGACTACCTGACCTACGACCGGCTGGAGAGCCTGTACCGATCCGTGGCCGATGGCACGCTCCTTTACTACCTGCTGCAGCGCCAACTCATGGAGCGGCAAGGAAATGCAGTTGCTGCTTCTACCCTGTCGAGTCAGCAGGCCTCGGCCTCCAAATTGGACAAGATGAAGCGCGGGCCGGGGATGGATATCAGCCTTTTTGAG GTGTCAGGAGTCCTGGAGCTGTTGATGGGTGACGTCTGCCAGCTGTTCTACTTCGATGCTTTGGGTTTAGAACAGATCACATCCAAGAGGAGGGCACTCAGG CGCGTCAGTAAGCTGCTGCGTGGCGACTGCCTGTATCGGAATAAACGCTGCCTCTTCCCCTGGGCGTCGCTCTTCATCTGGGCTGTTCTGCAGAATCGCAGCGAGATGGCTACGTTCTTCTGGGAGATG GCGGGGGAGTCGGTGCTGAGCGCTCTGAGCGGCTGTAAGATCCTGAGAGAACTTTCCAAGTTGGAGACTGAGACGGAGAACAAGGTCTCCATGAAAGAGTTGGCCCAGAGTTTTGAGAACCTGGCACATG ACGTCTTCAGCTCTTGCTATCGGAGCAATGAGAGTCGCTCGTTCACTCTGCTGATCAGGAAGTCTCCGGTTTGGGGGGGTACGACCTGCCTCCAGATGGGCATGGGCGCTGACGCTCGGCTTTTCTTCAGCAACGACGGAGTACAG tctctGTTGTCGCAGATCTGGTGGGGTGACATGAAGAGGAACACGGAGGTGTGGAAGCTGGTGCTCACGTTCTTCTGCCCCTTCCTCTGCTACACCAACTTAATCTCCTTCAG GAAACACGAGGACCAGCAGCTAGAGGAGGAGAGCAAGCCTAACGAGGATGGACAAGGCCGGGACAGCGACAGCCTCTACGGCACCACCGTCTTCTCCTTTTCCGACATCAAGCACAT TGAAGCTGACGCACAAGATGCAACCACTCCGAGGACAGCACACCTTAAAG GCATACCTCAGAATCCCAGACCACCAAAGCGCCCGTTTATCGTGTCGAGATGGCGCCAGTTCTGGTTCGCACCCGTCACCTCGTTTCTGGGCAACGTCCTGAtgtacttcctcttcctcctgcttttcGCCTACGTGCTGCTGGTGGACTTCGAGCCCCCTCCGCCCGCGGGTCCGGCCGTCACCGAGTACGTGCTGTACTTCTGGGTGTTCACCATCGTGTGTGAGGAGATCCGAGAG ACTTTCTTTTTGGGGGCGATGAGTTGGCGCCAGAGGATGAGAGTTTACATCCAGGATGTTTGGAACAAGTGTGACCTCACCGccatcttcctcttcatcattggACTAATCTGCAG GATGTTCCACGTGTCGTATGGATATGGCCGGCAGTTCCTGTGTGTGGACTACATGGTGTTCACCCTCCGCCTCATTCACATCTTTGCCATCCACAAACAGCTGGGGCCAAAAATCATCATTCTCAGCAAGATG ATGAAGgatgtcttcttcttcctcttcttcctgggGGTGTGGCTCATGGCGTATGGAGTAGCCAACCAGGCTTTGCTGTATTCCTACGACCCGAGCCTGAATCGCATCTTCCGCCGGGTTTTCTACAGGCCGTATTTGCACATCTTTGGGCAGATCCCTGTGGAGGAGATGGACG TTGGGAAGCAGTGGGACATGCCCTGCACACACAATGTGACATTGATCCAGGCCGGTGATGAGCCATGCAGGACGATGTACAGTAACTGGCTGGTGGTGATTCTGCTCGTCGTTTACCTGCTCGTCACCAACATCCTGCTCATCAACCTGCTCATCGCCATGTTCAG CTACACCTTCTCGGAAGTGCAGGCGAACAGCGACATCTACTGGAAATTCCAGCGCTACAACCTGATTGTTCAGTACCACTCCCGTCCCTCGTTGGCGCCtcccttcatcatcatctctcaCATCAATCTGTTTATCAAGAGGATAATCCGCAAGGTGCCCTCCATCAAGATCCACCATTTTG tgttGCAGCTACGAGGGAAAGTGGCGAACAGGCTGATGACGTGGGAAACCATTCAGAAGGAGGACTTCCTCACCGCACAGACCAAGATCCAGAAGAGCAGCGACTCCGAGAGGCTTAAACGGATGTCGCTCAA AGTGGATGGCGTGCTGAAACTCCTGACTGACACCAGAGACGTTGACCACAGGCTAAGGGCTCTGGAGAATGAG atgGAGTATTGTTCCAACGCTCTCAGCTGGATTGTGGACACGTTGGCTCAAGGCAGCACGTTTAAACCTCCCCGTCCTCCACCTACACAAAGAGGTACGTCCAAATTCCAGAGCATGCCTTCACACAGCTCTCTGCATGTTGTTtag
- the LOC117753311 gene encoding transient receptor potential cation channel subfamily M member 4-like isoform X2, with the protein MRDTPGGVGGGGGVGDKISKSEKDQSWIPKIIKKRVCSTFVDDSFSNGALCQCGGARDAHGSVALGDYFSTAIVNHWDSAQHSSEYPTDAFGELQFAGASKRHSYFLRMSWDTPPSMVYTLMTAHWGLPAPNLVVSVVGGEGRTKVKTWVREVLRQGLVKASQSTGAWILTAGMREGVGRCVGEAVRDHATAASSVSLNKVVALGITPWGLVHNREQLVNPQGSFPAKYHVQNMNRDSCCLDNNYQAFLLVDDGSVGRRGGDTGFRAKLEDYISHQRTGIWASGSIDIPVLCMLVSGEASMLERVDLSLKNDMPWLVLAGSGGMADFLSDVLENLSSVPVVQSCNEGDGEAASSVDLKERVAERVKKHFPSEVETDKLVERALSIYQNRDMITIYHGEQEAPNDFDTVLLKALVGASKHRASVDASPYNEELKLAVTWNRVDIAKSELFNGDIQWRYDDLEDSMTDALINDKPQFVRLFTENGLNILDYLTYDRLESLYRSVADGTLLYYLLQRQLMERQGNAVAASTLSSQQASASKLDKMKRGPGMDISLFEVSGVLELLMGDVCQLFYFDALGLEQITSKRRALRRVSKLLRGDCLYRNKRCLFPWASLFIWAVLQNRSEMATFFWEMAGESVLSALSGCKILRELSKLETETENKVSMKELAQSFENLAHDVFSSCYRSNESRSFTLLIRKSPVWGGTTCLQMGMGADARLFFSNDGVQSLLSQIWWGDMKRNTEVWKLVLTFFCPFLCYTNLISFRKHEDQQLEEESKPNEDGQGRDSDSLYGTTVFSFSDIKHIEADAQDATTPRTAHLKGIPQNPRPPKRPFIVSRWRQFWFAPVTSFLGNVLMYFLFLLLFAYVLLVDFEPPPPAGPAVTEYVLYFWVFTIVCEEIRETFFLGAMSWRQRMRVYIQDVWNKCDLTAIFLFIIGLICRMFHVSYGYGRQFLCVDYMVFTLRLIHIFAIHKQLGPKIIILSKMMKDVFFFLFFLGVWLMAYGVANQALLYSYDPSLNRIFRRVFYRPYLHIFGQIPVEEMDVGKQWDMPCTHNVTLIQAGDEPCRTMYSNWLVVILLVVYLLVTNILLINLLIAMFSYTFSEVQANSDIYWKFQRYNLIVQYHSRPSLAPPFIIISHINLFIKRIIRKVPSIKIHHFVLQLRGKVANRLMTWETIQKEDFLTAQTKIQKSSDSERLKRMSLKVDGVLKLLTDTRDVDHRLRALENEMEYCSNALSWIVDTLAQGSTFKPPRPPPTQRDVFPCSASST; encoded by the exons ATGAGGGACACAccaggaggagtaggaggaggaggaggcgtaGGAGACAAAATCAGTAAATCCGAGAAGGACCAG AGTTGGATCCCCAAAATCATAAAGAAGAGAGTGTGCTCCACCTTCGTAGACGATTCGTTCAG TAATGGGGCCCTTTGCCAGTGTGGGGGTGCGAGAGACGCCCACGGCTCTGTGGCTCTCGGGGACTACTTCAGCACGGCGATCGTCAACCACTGGGACAGCGCCCAGCACTCGTCTGAGTACCCGACGGATGCCTTTGGAGAGCTGCAGTTTGCAGGAGCCAGCAAGAGACATAGCTAT ttccTACGCATGTCATGGGACACCCCTCCGTCTATGGTCTACACCCTGATGACGGCCCACTGGGGCCTGCCAGCGCCCAATCTGGTGGTGTCCGTAGTGGGTGGCGAGGGAAGGACAAAGGTGAAGACGTGGGTACGGGAGGTCCTGAGGCAGGGACTGGTGAAAGCCTCACAAAGCACAG GAGCGTGGATCCTGACGGCCGGCATGCGTGAAGGAGTGGGGAGATGTGTCGGGGAGGCGGTGAGGGATCACGCCACCGCAGCTTCGTCCGTCTCCCTCAACAAGGTGGTGGCGCTGGGCATCACTCCCTGGGGCCTGGTGCACAACCGGGAGCAGCTGGTCAACCCTCag GGCAGCTTTCCTGCTAAGTACCACGTCCAGAATATGAACCGGGACTCCTGCTGCTTGGACAACAACTACCAGGCCTTTCTGCTGGTAGACGACGGGAGTGTGGGACGCAGAGGAGGTGATACGGGGTTCAGGGCCAAACTGGAGGACTACATCTCCCACCAGCGCACAGGCATCTGGG ccagCGGCAGCATTGACATCCCCGTCCTTTGTATGCTGGTGTCTGGGGAGGCGAGCATGCTGGAG AGAGTGGATCTGTCTCTGAAAAACGACATGCCCTGGCTGGTGCTGGCCGGCTCAGGAGGTATGGCCGACTTCCTGAGCGACGTCTTGGAGAACCTGTCGTCGGTGCCCGTGGTGCAGTCCTGCAACGAGGGGGATGGTGAGGCGGCTTCCAGCGTGGACCTGAAAGAACGAGTGGCAGAACGGGTTAAAAAGCATTTCCCTTCCGAAGTGGAGACGGACAAACTCGTCGAGCGA GCTCTGAGTATCTACCAGAACAGAGATATGATTACGATCTACCACGGGGAGCAGGAGGCCCCAAATGACTTTGACACAGTCCTGCTCAAAGCATTAGTCGGAG CCAGTAAGCACCGTGCGTCAGTGGATGCCAGCCCTTACAATGAGGAGCTGAAGCTCGCGGTCACCTGGAACAGGGTCGACATTGCCAAGAGCGAACTCTTCAATGGAGACATACAGTggagg TATGACGACTTGGAAGACTCCATGACAGACGCCCTGATCAATGACAAGCCTCAGTTTGTGCGTCTTTTTACTGAAAATGGCCTCAACATCCTGGACTACCTGACCTACGACCGGCTGGAGAGCCTGTACCGATCCGTGGCCGATGGCACGCTCCTTTACTACCTGCTGCAGCGCCAACTCATGGAGCGGCAAGGAAATGCAGTTGCTGCTTCTACCCTGTCGAGTCAGCAGGCCTCGGCCTCCAAATTGGACAAGATGAAGCGCGGGCCGGGGATGGATATCAGCCTTTTTGAG GTGTCAGGAGTCCTGGAGCTGTTGATGGGTGACGTCTGCCAGCTGTTCTACTTCGATGCTTTGGGTTTAGAACAGATCACATCCAAGAGGAGGGCACTCAGG CGCGTCAGTAAGCTGCTGCGTGGCGACTGCCTGTATCGGAATAAACGCTGCCTCTTCCCCTGGGCGTCGCTCTTCATCTGGGCTGTTCTGCAGAATCGCAGCGAGATGGCTACGTTCTTCTGGGAGATG GCGGGGGAGTCGGTGCTGAGCGCTCTGAGCGGCTGTAAGATCCTGAGAGAACTTTCCAAGTTGGAGACTGAGACGGAGAACAAGGTCTCCATGAAAGAGTTGGCCCAGAGTTTTGAGAACCTGGCACATG ACGTCTTCAGCTCTTGCTATCGGAGCAATGAGAGTCGCTCGTTCACTCTGCTGATCAGGAAGTCTCCGGTTTGGGGGGGTACGACCTGCCTCCAGATGGGCATGGGCGCTGACGCTCGGCTTTTCTTCAGCAACGACGGAGTACAG tctctGTTGTCGCAGATCTGGTGGGGTGACATGAAGAGGAACACGGAGGTGTGGAAGCTGGTGCTCACGTTCTTCTGCCCCTTCCTCTGCTACACCAACTTAATCTCCTTCAG GAAACACGAGGACCAGCAGCTAGAGGAGGAGAGCAAGCCTAACGAGGATGGACAAGGCCGGGACAGCGACAGCCTCTACGGCACCACCGTCTTCTCCTTTTCCGACATCAAGCACAT TGAAGCTGACGCACAAGATGCAACCACTCCGAGGACAGCACACCTTAAAG GCATACCTCAGAATCCCAGACCACCAAAGCGCCCGTTTATCGTGTCGAGATGGCGCCAGTTCTGGTTCGCACCCGTCACCTCGTTTCTGGGCAACGTCCTGAtgtacttcctcttcctcctgcttttcGCCTACGTGCTGCTGGTGGACTTCGAGCCCCCTCCGCCCGCGGGTCCGGCCGTCACCGAGTACGTGCTGTACTTCTGGGTGTTCACCATCGTGTGTGAGGAGATCCGAGAG ACTTTCTTTTTGGGGGCGATGAGTTGGCGCCAGAGGATGAGAGTTTACATCCAGGATGTTTGGAACAAGTGTGACCTCACCGccatcttcctcttcatcattggACTAATCTGCAG GATGTTCCACGTGTCGTATGGATATGGCCGGCAGTTCCTGTGTGTGGACTACATGGTGTTCACCCTCCGCCTCATTCACATCTTTGCCATCCACAAACAGCTGGGGCCAAAAATCATCATTCTCAGCAAGATG ATGAAGgatgtcttcttcttcctcttcttcctgggGGTGTGGCTCATGGCGTATGGAGTAGCCAACCAGGCTTTGCTGTATTCCTACGACCCGAGCCTGAATCGCATCTTCCGCCGGGTTTTCTACAGGCCGTATTTGCACATCTTTGGGCAGATCCCTGTGGAGGAGATGGACG TTGGGAAGCAGTGGGACATGCCCTGCACACACAATGTGACATTGATCCAGGCCGGTGATGAGCCATGCAGGACGATGTACAGTAACTGGCTGGTGGTGATTCTGCTCGTCGTTTACCTGCTCGTCACCAACATCCTGCTCATCAACCTGCTCATCGCCATGTTCAG CTACACCTTCTCGGAAGTGCAGGCGAACAGCGACATCTACTGGAAATTCCAGCGCTACAACCTGATTGTTCAGTACCACTCCCGTCCCTCGTTGGCGCCtcccttcatcatcatctctcaCATCAATCTGTTTATCAAGAGGATAATCCGCAAGGTGCCCTCCATCAAGATCCACCATTTTG tgttGCAGCTACGAGGGAAAGTGGCGAACAGGCTGATGACGTGGGAAACCATTCAGAAGGAGGACTTCCTCACCGCACAGACCAAGATCCAGAAGAGCAGCGACTCCGAGAGGCTTAAACGGATGTCGCTCAA AGTGGATGGCGTGCTGAAACTCCTGACTGACACCAGAGACGTTGACCACAGGCTAAGGGCTCTGGAGAATGAG atgGAGTATTGTTCCAACGCTCTCAGCTGGATTGTGGACACGTTGGCTCAAGGCAGCACGTTTAAACCTCCCCGTCCTCCACCTACACAAAGAG ATGTGTTCCCTTGTTCTGCCAGTTCCACCTGA